The following is a genomic window from Hymenobacter monticola.
ATTTGCTTGTTGTCGTTCCAGGCAAAGAAGGTGTTCACGCGGAAGCTGAGGTCCTTGGTGATTTTGTCGCCGTAACCCACCGACACTTCGTAGCCGAAGCCGTCCACCGACGAGAAGTTTTCCGAGGGCAGCGCCGCGCCAATCACCTGCGGGGCCGAGTTCACCAGCGCCGTGAGCATGTTGTAGCGGTGGTCGTAGAAGCCGTCCATGGTGAACGACAGGCGGTTGTTCAGGAACTGGGCGTCGATGCCGGCGTTGTACTTGGTGTTGTCGTCCCAGCGGGCAGCGCGGTTGGCCATGGCGTTGTTGGCCGCAAACACCAGCGACCGGTCGCCGTTGCCGCCGAACACGGCGCCCTGGCCGGTTTTCAGGCCGTAGCTCGTTTGCCAGTTGAAGGCCTTGGTGGCGTCGCCGCCCAGGAAGCCCACCGAGGCGCGCAGCTTGAGCAGGTTCACGAAGCTCACGTTGTCGCGGAAGAAGTTTTCCTGCGACAGTACCCAGCCCACCGACACCGACGGGAACAAGCCCCAGCGGTACTCCGGTGCGAAGTTGGTGGAAGCGTCGTAGCGCAGCGTGGTTTCGAGCAGGTACTTGCCGTCGTAGTCGTAGTTGAAGCGGCCGGCGTAGGAGAGCGTGCCGGCTTCGCTGGCCGTTTCGGTGGTGGTTTGGGCGCCGGTGGCGAAGTTCTGGTAGTCGAGGTTGGGCACGCCGGGGGCCACAATGGCGCCTTCGGCCATGGCGGCCACGCCGTCCTGCATGGTTTCCGACTGCTCGAAGAAGGCAATGGCGGCCACGTGGTGCTTGCCAAACTGCCGGTCGTACGTGAGGTAGCCGTTCAGCTGGTAGCTGTCGAAAGTGGTCGGGTTCAGGCGCACCCGGTCGCCGTTGTTCAACACCACCGGGTTGCCGGTCACGTTGCCGCCGTAGATGTGCTTGTTGGTGCCCTGCATGGTCAGGCGGTACACGTTGTACTTCGTGCCGTACTGCTTGCCGAAGCCGTTGTCCATGGTTTTGCCAAACAGCACGCGGGCTTTCAGGCCCTTGATGAACGGCAGCTCGTACTCGGCGCTGGCCGTCACGTTCAGGCCGGTGTTGCGCGTCGAAGTGTAGTTGTCCGAATTCTGCACCTCGAAGAAGTGGAAGGCGTCCACCGTATTCAGGTTGGCGCCATTGGCGTTGGTGAGCAGGGTGGGCAGGCCGTTCACGTACATGGGCACCCACTGCGGGGTGTAGAGCAAGCTCCTCATGTCGTTTTCCGCGTTTTCACCGCCCTGCTTGAGGTAGTACATGCGCTTGTTCGACAAGTCGCCGCTCACCGACAACGCCACCTTCAGGCCGCGGGCCACCTTCACGTCGGTGCTGGCGCGGTAGGTCCACTTGTTGGCGTTGATGTTGTCGAAGTTGGCGTTCTGGTAGTTGTAGCTCACGCCGGCGAAGTAGGTCACCCGGTCGGTGCCGCCGCTCATGTTCAGGGCGTGGCGCGTTACAATGGCGGGTTTCCAGGCCGTGCGCAGCCAGTCGTAGTTGCTGCCGGCGAAGCTGTCCAGCTCGTCCTGCGTGTAGTAGTTCGTGCTGGTGGGCGCCACGTTGTTGGCGCGGTTGATGTCGTTGAGGTAAGTGGCCTGCTGCAGGCCCGACATCATGCGGGGCAGCATCACGGCGTCGGAGGAGCCCACCGAGCCGCTGTAGCTGAACTTGGGCGCGCCCAGCTGGCCGCGCCGGGTGGCCACCAGCACCACACCCTGGGCCCCCCGGGCGCCGTAGATGGCGGCCGAGGCGTCCTTCAAAATCGAGATGGATTCGACTTCCGACTGGTCGAGCACGTTGAAGTCGTCTTCGGTGCGCACCACGCCGTCAATCACGAACAGGGGGCGCAGCGAGCCGCCGTCCTTCGAGAGGATGATGGGGTTGCGCACCGTGATGGCGCCGGCCTCGCCGGGGCGGCCCGTGCCGCCGCTCACGCCCACGCCCGGCAGCTGTCCGGCCAGCGTGGCCGAAAGGCTGCCCGTGGGCAGGTCCTGAATTTTCTGCATGTCCACCGTGGCCACGGCCCCGGTCAGGCTGGCCCGGGTCTGGGTGCCGTAGCCCACCACCACCACTTCTTCGAGCGCGGCGTTGTCGTCTTCGAGGGCCACCTCCAGCGTGGTGCGGCCGTTCACCGCAATTTCCTGCGTCTTAAAGCCGATGAAGCTGAAAATCAGCGTCTCGTTGCCGGTAGGCAGGTTGAAGTGGAAGGTGCCGTCGGGGCCCGAGCTGGTGCCGCTCTTGGTGCCCTTGATGAGCACCGTCACGCCCGGCAGCGGGTTGCCTTTCGCGTCCTTCACGATGCCCGTGAAGCCCACCTTGATGCCTTTCAGCGCCTTGGGCAGTTTGGGATTGACGGGCGGGCCGGCCACAGCCGCCAGGGCCGGGTTAGTGGCCAGCAGCGTGCCGCCCACGAGCAGCGCGCAGGCCAGCCGCGGGGCCACCGCCGACAGCGGCAGGGATTTGGGTAAGGAGTGGGCCATAACAGTTTGGTGGGTTAAACTGAGAAAAAGGGTGTTGATGAGTTATTGGGGGGTGCCAGCAGCGGCGGCTTTACGGGCCGCGATGCGGGCCTGCCAGTCCTTGCCGGCCTGGTTCATGTCGATGCCGGCGGCCGAGAGGTAGTTGTTGATGCGGCCTTTGTATTTGCCAAACCAAGCGTGCTTCTGCTCGGAGGTGCCGCCGTCCATGGCGTGCTCGCGGGCCTCCGTCAGCCAGGCCAGCATCTGGGCTTTTTGCTCGGCCGTGAGGTTGGGCAGCATGTCGTTGTAGGCCGTCATCGTGATGGGCAGCACGCCGTAGGTCATGCCATCTTTCACCTGTTCCACCTGGGCGGGGGTGAGGCGGCGGCTCAGCTTCTTAAGGAACTGGGGGTGCAGCTTGTCGAGGGCGGCGGTGGTTTCGGTTTCCACCTTGGCCAGCTCTGCCTTGGTGGCGTCGGTCTGGGGCTGGGCTTTGAGGGCCGCCTTGCGCGTCTTTTGCTGCTCGTAGATGTCGTTGAGGGCCCGGTACTGGTCGGCAATAACGTCGCGCACCTGCACCGAATCCTTGGCTTTCAGGCCGTCAATCTTGCCCACAATTTTGGCCGCCCGCTCCGTGATGGTGCGGGTGTAGGCGGCCTCCTTGGTTTCGGTGGGCGCGGGCGCCTGAGCCGAGGCCTGACCGAGGGTGGTTGCAGCGAGCAAACCTGTTAAAAACAGGCCTAGCAATGATTTATTCATGTTTCACGGGTAGTGCTAGAATAGGAGCAAGTTACCCGTGTTTTGAAGGCCCGCACTGTAACTTTTAACTAACTTATTGTACGATGTTAGCATGAGTATGAAGTTTAGATTAAGCCAACTTCAGACCGTGCTAAAAAGTGCCTTTACAATAGTCTGAAGGGTGTTTTGGTAAGCCTGTCAGTCTGCGCAGTCATCAATAAAAAAGGGCCTAGATGGCTCAAAAACGCCACGCAATCGTTCCCGGAAATTTGTGATATATCGTATAATCAGGGGCCGGAATTCTCTACACCTCAGGCAATGCAACCGGGCTATATAGACCTTCTGGGGTAGGTGAGGGCCTCATCACCGGTCGCTTGCGCCAGTAGTTGGCCAGTATGGAACCCGAGATATTCATCCAGGGGCTGAACACCGCCGCGGGCAGCCCCACGGTGCCCAGCTTGCCCATGCTGCCGGCCAGGCCCGAGGCCATGCCGCCGTTTTGCAGCCCCACCTCAAAAGCCACCGTGCGGGCCGAATTCACGTCGAGCCCGAACAGCCGGCTCAGCCAGTAGCCGAAGAAATACCCCGCCGCGTTGTGCAGCACCGAAGCCAGGAACAGCAGGAAGCCCACGCGCAGCAGGTTGTCGTGCCCCGCCGCCGTAGTCACCGCCGTGAAGTAAATGATGCCAAACATAGACAGATAAGGCATCACCTTATCGGTAGCGGGCAGCTTCTTCGCCAATTGATGGTACAGCACACCCACCCCCACGGCCGCCCACAGGAAACTGAAAATCTCCAGCATCTGCAGCAGCTCGGGGCTGGCAAGGCTGCGCTCAAAGAAGGCCCACACGCCCAGCGGCAGCGCCGCCAGCCACAGCACCCCCGCGCCGGCCAGCAGCCCCACCACGCGCCGGCCTTGCAGCGGGGCGGTTTTCAAATAGTCGTGCAGCAGGGCGGCCATGATGGGCACCAGCACGATTTTGATGATTTCCATCATCATGCTCACAAACTTCACCTCGATGAGCGTGCCCGCCAGCAGCTTCAGCAAAAGCGGCGTGAGAAACGGCGCTGCCAGGGTAGCCATGGCCGTGACCACTACCGACAGCACCATGTTGGCCCGCGCCAGGTACACCATCACATTCGAAGCCAGCCCGCTGGAACAGGAACCAATGAGGATGATGCCGGCCGCAATTTCGGGCTCGAAATGGAACACCTTGGTGAGCAGCAGGCCCATGAGCGGCATCACCGAAAAGTGGCAGAGCAAACCAATGAGCACGCCCTTGCCCGTGCTGCCCAGCCCCGAGAAGTCCCGGATGGTCATCTGAATGCCCATCCCGAACATCACCAGCTGCACCACCACCAGAATCAACCATTTGTGGCGCAGGTCTACGCCGCCCCACTGCCGGAAGGCTTCGGGGTACACCATGCCGGCCACTACGGCCACAATAATCCAGGCGGTGTACTGGTAGCTTCGCAGCAGCGGCAGCGCCTTCAGGCCCAGGGCCAGGCCGACGGCAGCAACCACCGCGGCCGGCCGCCACAGGGCGGCGTTTTGTTGGCTAATACCAAAAAGCAAGGCCACGCCCGCGAGGCCGGCAACAAGCAAGCAAAGTTGGAAGAGGCGATTCATGGGGCGCGGTAATTGGGGATGGCTGGTCCGTTTAATGATGGGCGGGGGGCAGGCCCCGCGCCTACAGCAGCTCGGTGGCCAGCTGGCGGATGGCGATGCCGGGGCTGGCCAGAATGGGCACCGGGCGGTCGGCCGCGTCCAGCGCATCAACCACCCGGGCCATGCTGGCCTGGGCCAGCACCACCACGTCCACTTTCGTCACCAGCTCCTTGAGGGCCGCGGCTACAATGGCGTCGTGCCGGGCCCCGTCTCCGTTCATCAGGGCTTCGAAGGCGCCTTCGCAGAGCACGGAGGTCAGCTCGATTTCCCGGCCGGCGAGTGCGGCGCGGCGCTGCACCAGGTCGGCGGTGGGGCCGAGGGTGGTGGGCAGCGTGGCGATGACGCCGATGCGCCGGCCGGCGCGCACGGCTTCGTCGGCCATGGGCTGGTCGACGCGCAGCACGGGCACCCCGGCCAGGCCGGCGGCCTGCTCCACCGCCGCGCCGATGGACGAGCAGGTGACCAGTACATAATCGGCCCCGCCGGCCTCGGCCGAGTTCACGTAGCCCACCACGCGGCGGGCCACGGCGGGCGTCAGCGCGCCCTCGCGGTTGATGGTGCGCACCAGGCTGTCGTCAACAATATTAAAGGTTTGCACGCCCGGCAGGTGCTCGGCGCAAAGCTGCTGAAACACGGGCACCAGCGTGGCAGAGGTGTGAACGAGGGCGAGGGTTTTGGTTGACATAGAAACAGACTATTTATCGTGGTGAATGAAAATCCAGCCGGCGCGGCTGGGAGACCTCACCCCCGGCCCCGGTTCGCTTGAAGCTCGAAGCCTTGGGGAGAGGGGTGCCATACGACGGCTTGTGTTTGCGGGCGTCTGGCTCCCTTCTTTTCGGAAAGGGCCAGGGGTGAAGTTTTAAGGCATTCGGCCTTCGAGCAGCACGCCGAAGTATTCCGGCGCGCCCACCTGCCCGCCTTTGAAATTGACTTCGACGCCGTGCAAGGCAGAGCCCGGCGCGCTGGCGCGGCACAGCGGCGCGCCGGGGTAGAAGGGCGCTATCATTTCCACCGCTTCGATGCCCATAGCGCGGGCGGCGTAGCTGGAGGTGTCGCCGCCGGCCACCACCACGCGGCGCACTCCGGTTTGTCGCACGGCTTCGCGAGCGATGAGGCCCAGGGCAGTGCCGAGGGCTTCGGCCGGGATGCTTTGCGAGGGTGCGGTAGTCCCACCATTGGTGTGCACGATGACGCTCCGGCCTTCGCTCAGCAGCGCAACGGCCTGTTGCCCGTAAGAATCCAAAGAAGCCGCTTGGTTGCCGCCCGCCGCCAGCGCTTCGGCATTCAGCACCACTTCAGAAAAACCGTTGGCTTTGGCCCAGCCAATCTGCCCGGCCGTGACCGGTGAGCAACTGCCCGATACCACCAGCAGCGGCGCGGCGCGGCCGGAGTTGGGCCAGGCTGTCACCGGCTTCAACGTGTCGTTTTGCTGCCAGAGCTGCCCCAGCGCCATTTCAATGCTCGAGGACCCCACCGAAAACAGGGGCCCGGTTTTGCCAGCGGAGCCATCGATAACTGCACCGATACCTAACAGTTGCTCCGCGTAAAGCGCATCAAACAGGATAACTTCAGCTCCTGCCTTCACCTGTGCGTCAATGGCTGCCTGCATTTCGGACAGCGGCCGCGTGATTTGCAGGATGTCGAGCAGCCCAGTTTGAAGGTCGGTTTGCCGGGCCAAGTGCAAGCGCAGGTCGCTTTCGTCGGCGGGCGTGGTGGGGTGCCGGCTCATCGAGGGGTGCCGGTCGAGGCGGAAGATGCCGCCGTCGCTGCCGATGCCCAAGCGCGCAAACAGGTTGCCGAAGGCACAGTAGCGGCCCAGCGGCGGCGCGGCCACCAGCAGCGGCACGAAGGCACCCGGAAACACGCCGCGCCCCACCTCAGTGGCCCGGCCAATGCTGCCGATGGTGGGCGACGAATCGAACGTGGAGCACACCTTATAATGCACGTGCCGCGGCCGCAGCTCTCGTAGCTTTTCAAAAGCTGGCTTTAGCACTGCCTGCATGGCATCGGGCGGCATGGCGCGGGTGAGACCGGCCACGCCAATGGCATCCAGGCCAGGGTAGGCGGCCAGCTGGGCGGCCGTGGGCGGCTCGATGAACAGCGCCGTGCGCGCCCCGGCCCGGCTCAGGAATTCGAGCGCGTCGGTGCTGCCGGTGAAGTCGTCGCCGTAATAGGCGAGGAGTAGCGGCTTGCTCATTTGCTACCGAATTTTTCAACCGCCGCCGCAAATTCCGGATGTTGCGCGGCGGTTTCCATCAGACTGCGGCCGTCCACGGCACCTTGCCAGGCTTGTTGCAGGGCTTGCACACCGGCGGCCGGGCCCA
Proteins encoded in this region:
- a CDS encoding SusC/RagA family TonB-linked outer membrane protein; translated protein: MAHSLPKSLPLSAVAPRLACALLVGGTLLATNPALAAVAGPPVNPKLPKALKGIKVGFTGIVKDAKGNPLPGVTVLIKGTKSGTSSGPDGTFHFNLPTGNETLIFSFIGFKTQEIAVNGRTTLEVALEDDNAALEEVVVVGYGTQTRASLTGAVATVDMQKIQDLPTGSLSATLAGQLPGVGVSGGTGRPGEAGAITVRNPIILSKDGGSLRPLFVIDGVVRTEDDFNVLDQSEVESISILKDASAAIYGARGAQGVVLVATRRGQLGAPKFSYSGSVGSSDAVMLPRMMSGLQQATYLNDINRANNVAPTSTNYYTQDELDSFAGSNYDWLRTAWKPAIVTRHALNMSGGTDRVTYFAGVSYNYQNANFDNINANKWTYRASTDVKVARGLKVALSVSGDLSNKRMYYLKQGGENAENDMRSLLYTPQWVPMYVNGLPTLLTNANGANLNTVDAFHFFEVQNSDNYTSTRNTGLNVTASAEYELPFIKGLKARVLFGKTMDNGFGKQYGTKYNVYRLTMQGTNKHIYGGNVTGNPVVLNNGDRVRLNPTTFDSYQLNGYLTYDRQFGKHHVAAIAFFEQSETMQDGVAAMAEGAIVAPGVPNLDYQNFATGAQTTTETASEAGTLSYAGRFNYDYDGKYLLETTLRYDASTNFAPEYRWGLFPSVSVGWVLSQENFFRDNVSFVNLLKLRASVGFLGGDATKAFNWQTSYGLKTGQGAVFGGNGDRSLVFAANNAMANRAARWDDNTKYNAGIDAQFLNNRLSFTMDGFYDHRYNMLTALVNSAPQVIGAALPSENFSSVDGFGYEVSVGYGDKITKDLSFRVNTFFAWNDNKQIKVDVSRGQLGQWDDPTGRSTDQGVVGYKYLGMLRSQADVDALLQGNPNYKIFGSAPRPGMLYYEDIRGPKDANGNYTAPDGLITEVDQTFLTPKQDNHYSIGFNPTITYKSLSVSATMGLSWGGQAMVESAARKQGTATSNRPEFWADHWTPETPDATYPAPAFGSTYDVASSFWFRNSFSAGMRNANISYSLPATLTNRVGIGSVRVFFTAINPLNFYNPYSYKTYSGSYDAYPTLRSLSFGLNVGF
- a CDS encoding DUF3826 domain-containing protein, with translation MLAATTLGQASAQAPAPTETKEAAYTRTITERAAKIVGKIDGLKAKDSVQVRDVIADQYRALNDIYEQQKTRKAALKAQPQTDATKAELAKVETETTAALDKLHPQFLKKLSRRLTPAQVEQVKDGMTYGVLPITMTAYNDMLPNLTAEQKAQMLAWLTEAREHAMDGGTSEQKHAWFGKYKGRINNYLSAAGIDMNQAGKDWQARIAARKAAAAGTPQ
- a CDS encoding bile acid:sodium symporter family protein, with amino-acid sequence MNRLFQLCLLVAGLAGVALLFGISQQNAALWRPAAVVAAVGLALGLKALPLLRSYQYTAWIIVAVVAGMVYPEAFRQWGGVDLRHKWLILVVVQLVMFGMGIQMTIRDFSGLGSTGKGVLIGLLCHFSVMPLMGLLLTKVFHFEPEIAAGIILIGSCSSGLASNVMVYLARANMVLSVVVTAMATLAAPFLTPLLLKLLAGTLIEVKFVSMMMEIIKIVLVPIMAALLHDYLKTAPLQGRRVVGLLAGAGVLWLAALPLGVWAFFERSLASPELLQMLEIFSFLWAAVGVGVLYHQLAKKLPATDKVMPYLSMFGIIYFTAVTTAAGHDNLLRVGFLLFLASVLHNAAGYFFGYWLSRLFGLDVNSARTVAFEVGLQNGGMASGLAGSMGKLGTVGLPAAVFSPWMNISGSILANYWRKRPVMRPSPTPEGLYSPVALPEV
- a CDS encoding aspartate/glutamate racemase family protein, giving the protein MSTKTLALVHTSATLVPVFQQLCAEHLPGVQTFNIVDDSLVRTINREGALTPAVARRVVGYVNSAEAGGADYVLVTCSSIGAAVEQAAGLAGVPVLRVDQPMADEAVRAGRRIGVIATLPTTLGPTADLVQRRAALAGREIELTSVLCEGAFEALMNGDGARHDAIVAAALKELVTKVDVVVLAQASMARVVDALDAADRPVPILASPGIAIRQLATELL
- a CDS encoding four-carbon acid sugar kinase family protein yields the protein MSKPLLLAYYGDDFTGSTDALEFLSRAGARTALFIEPPTAAQLAAYPGLDAIGVAGLTRAMPPDAMQAVLKPAFEKLRELRPRHVHYKVCSTFDSSPTIGSIGRATEVGRGVFPGAFVPLLVAAPPLGRYCAFGNLFARLGIGSDGGIFRLDRHPSMSRHPTTPADESDLRLHLARQTDLQTGLLDILQITRPLSEMQAAIDAQVKAGAEVILFDALYAEQLLGIGAVIDGSAGKTGPLFSVGSSSIEMALGQLWQQNDTLKPVTAWPNSGRAAPLLVVSGSCSPVTAGQIGWAKANGFSEVVLNAEALAAGGNQAASLDSYGQQAVALLSEGRSVIVHTNGGTTAPSQSIPAEALGTALGLIAREAVRQTGVRRVVVAGGDTSSYAARAMGIEAVEMIAPFYPGAPLCRASAPGSALHGVEVNFKGGQVGAPEYFGVLLEGRMP